A window of Prosthecobacter debontii contains these coding sequences:
- a CDS encoding DUF5076 domain-containing protein codes for MNNHTSSGNELPTPNVPIDSQSMELLRIWLINGAPCFVITQNLWNDPSAWGLLLADVMRHLGNAYERDGQDRSAVLGRIKEVFDAEWDEPSSSAEPIE; via the coding sequence ATGAATAACCATACCTCATCGGGCAATGAGTTGCCGACGCCAAATGTTCCCATAGATAGTCAATCCATGGAGTTACTTCGAATCTGGTTGATTAATGGAGCGCCATGTTTTGTTATTACGCAGAATCTTTGGAACGATCCTTCAGCGTGGGGCTTGTTGCTGGCTGACGTCATGCGTCACCTGGGCAACGCATATGAGAGAGATGGCCAGGACAGAAGTGCAGTGCTTGGCAGAATTAAAGAGGTATTTGATGCCGAGTGGGATGAACCCTCATCGTCAGCTGAACCGATAGAATAA